The following proteins come from a genomic window of Macaca fascicularis isolate 582-1 chromosome 8, T2T-MFA8v1.1:
- the LOC102126955 gene encoding carbonic anhydrase 1 → MASPDWGYDDKNGPEQWSKLYPIANGNNQSPVDIKTSEAKHDTSLKPISVSYNPATAKEIINVGHSFHVNFEDNDNRSVLKGGPFSDSYRLFQFHFHWGSSNEYGSEHTVDGVKYSSELHIVHWNSAKYSSLAEAVSKADGLAVIGVLMKVGEANPKLQKVLDALHAIKTKGKRAPFTNFDPSTLLPSSLDFWTYSGSLTHPPLYESITWIICKESISVSSEQLAQFRSLLSNVEGDNPVPIQRNNRPTQPLKGRTVRASF, encoded by the exons ATGGCAAGTCCAGACTGGGGATATGATGACAAAAATG GTCCTGAACAATGGAGCAAGCTATATCCCATTGCCAATGGAAATAACCAGTCCCCTGTTGATATTAAAACCAGTGAAGCCAAACATGACACCTCTCTGAAACCTATTAGTGTCTCCTACAACCCAGCCACAGCCAAAGAAATTATCAATGTGGGACATTCCTTCCATGTAAATTTTGAGGACAACGATAACCGATCAG TGCTGAAAGGTGGTCCTTTCTCCGACAGCTATAGGCTCTTTCAGTTCCATTTTCACTGGGGCAGTTCAAATGAGTATGGTTCTGAACATACAGTGGATGGAGTGAAATATTCTAGCGAG CTTCATATAGTTCACTGGAATTCTGCAAAATACTCCAGCCTTGCTGAAGCTGTCTCAAAGGCTGATGGTTTGGCAGTTATTGGCGTTTTGATGAAG GTTGGTGAGGCCAACCCAAAGCTGCAGAAAGTACTTGATGCCCTCCATGCAATTAAAACCAAG gGCAAACGAGCCCCGTTCACAAATTTTGACCCCTCTACTCTCCTTCCTTCATCCCTGGATTTCTGGACCTACTCTGGCTCTCTGACTCATCCTCCTCTTTATGAGAGTATAACCTGGATCATCTGTAAGGAGAGCATCAGTGTCAGCTCAGAGCAG CTGGCACAATTCCGCAGTCTTCTATCAAATGTTGAAGGTGATAACCCTGTCCCCATTCAGCGCAACAACCGCCCAACCCAGCCTCTGAAGGGCAGAACAGTGAGAGCTTCATTTTGA